The following proteins are encoded in a genomic region of Acidimicrobiales bacterium:
- a CDS encoding beta-lactamase family protein, giving the protein MSRRRAGSALAVLVALLLATGATACGDGDPSGDAGSASSTTAPVFEPDDPSAAEASAAVAEIVAGEGDDGEPGCAVSAVVDGEVVFEGGYGTADLATGEAIDAATTFDIASVSKQFTAAAVYLLADRGELSLDDEVHEHLPELPDYGAAITLDDLVHHTSGLTDYTELLAEDFDDTDVTTTAQALEALAGADELAFEPGAAFEYSNTNYFLLGQVVERVDGRTLADFLADEVFGPLGMDQTVVRDDADLVVDAAAEGYAADGEGGFEANTTNWEQAGDGAVWSSVRDLQRWAANLETFALGGPPLEEGLLTPGPVLDEEGYGYGGGLTLGDGLIEHSGAWAGFSSDFLVAPDSSTSVVVLCNRDDAEVYDLALEVLEAT; this is encoded by the coding sequence GTGAGTCGGCGTCGGGCCGGGTCGGCCCTCGCCGTGCTGGTGGCCCTGCTGCTGGCGACCGGCGCGACCGCGTGTGGCGACGGCGACCCGTCGGGCGACGCCGGCTCGGCGTCGAGCACCACCGCCCCCGTGTTCGAGCCCGACGACCCGTCGGCGGCGGAGGCGTCGGCCGCGGTGGCCGAGATCGTCGCCGGCGAAGGGGACGACGGGGAGCCGGGGTGCGCCGTCAGCGCCGTCGTCGACGGCGAGGTCGTGTTCGAGGGCGGGTACGGCACCGCCGACCTGGCCACCGGCGAGGCCATCGACGCGGCCACGACGTTCGACATCGCCTCGGTGTCGAAGCAGTTCACCGCCGCCGCCGTGTACCTACTGGCCGACCGGGGCGAGCTCTCCCTGGACGACGAGGTCCACGAGCACCTGCCCGAGCTCCCCGACTACGGCGCCGCCATCACGCTCGACGACCTCGTGCACCACACCAGCGGGCTCACGGACTACACCGAGCTGCTCGCCGAGGACTTCGACGACACCGACGTGACCACGACGGCGCAGGCGCTGGAGGCCCTCGCCGGGGCCGACGAGCTGGCCTTCGAGCCGGGCGCCGCGTTCGAGTACTCGAACACCAACTACTTCCTCCTGGGGCAGGTGGTCGAACGGGTGGACGGGCGCACGCTCGCGGACTTCCTGGCCGACGAGGTGTTCGGCCCCCTCGGGATGGACCAGACCGTCGTGCGCGACGACGCCGACCTGGTGGTGGACGCCGCCGCCGAGGGCTACGCCGCCGACGGCGAGGGAGGCTTCGAGGCGAACACGACGAACTGGGAGCAGGCCGGCGACGGCGCGGTGTGGTCCAGCGTGCGGGACCTCCAGCGCTGGGCGGCGAACCTCGAGACCTTCGCCTTGGGCGGCCCGCCCTTGGAGGAGGGGCTGCTCACCCCCGGGCCGGTGCTCGACGAGGAGGGCTACGGCTACGGCGGCGGGCTGACCCTGGGCGACGGGCTGATCGAGCACTCGGGCGCCTGGGCCGGGTTCAGCTCGGACTTCCTCGTGGCGCCCGACTCGTCGACGTCGGTCGTCGTCCTCTGCAACCGAGACGACGCCGAGGTCTACGACCTGGCCCTCGAGGTGCTCGAGGCGACCTGA
- a CDS encoding RDD family protein, giving the protein MSVVTVEEISPRHGQPAGIVSRGAAALVDFGVVWVISAAISLSLNLVQSVLGTDASGELGAAGALLAGAALLFTYLSLCWIVGGRTIGQLLLGLRVRRVGGGRIGFFQSIARGWMATYLLALLFWSVVSRRSAAVWDVVLRTEVVYDWTKAEPHPK; this is encoded by the coding sequence ATGAGCGTCGTCACCGTCGAGGAGATCTCGCCCCGCCACGGCCAGCCCGCCGGCATCGTGTCCCGGGGCGCCGCCGCCCTCGTGGACTTCGGTGTCGTGTGGGTCATCAGCGCGGCCATCTCCCTCAGCCTGAACCTGGTGCAGTCGGTGCTGGGCACGGACGCCAGCGGCGAGCTGGGTGCTGCCGGCGCATTGCTCGCCGGGGCGGCGCTCCTGTTCACCTACCTGTCGCTGTGCTGGATCGTCGGCGGCCGCACGATCGGGCAACTGCTGCTCGGGCTGCGGGTGCGCCGCGTGGGCGGCGGGCGCATCGGCTTCTTCCAGTCCATCGCCCGCGGCTGGATGGCCACCTACCTTCTGGCCCTGCTGTTCTGGTCGGTCGTGTCCCGGCGCAGCGCCGCGGTGTGGGACGTCGTCCTGCGCACCGAGGTCGTCTACGACTGGACGAAGGCCGAGCCGCACCCCAAGTAG
- a CDS encoding zinc metallopeptidase, with protein MRWQRGQRSGDLRDERASTQGRGGGGLGGLPIPSGKGGLVVLAIVVVVSLLGGGSLLGGGGGDGGSSDTGIDITDILGGLGEAQTAPSGADDEVPGAPDPEAELVDFASFVLDDVNATWDEIFQQSGQQYRNAELVLFRDGVDTGCGNATSAVGPFYCPPDQTAYLDLGFFRELNDRFDAPGDFAQAYVIAHEIGHHVQNRLGISDDVNRQQAANPGEANDLSVRLELQADCFAGIWGHSVYNRGVLEDGDLQEGLDAAAAVGDDRIQASAGVDVNPETWTHGSSEDRQEWFNRGFDTGDVNQCDTFS; from the coding sequence ATGAGGTGGCAACGAGGGCAGCGGAGCGGCGACCTGCGTGACGAGCGGGCGTCGACCCAGGGCCGTGGCGGCGGTGGCCTGGGCGGGCTGCCCATCCCGTCGGGCAAGGGCGGCCTGGTCGTCCTCGCCATCGTCGTCGTGGTCAGCCTGTTGGGCGGCGGCAGCCTGCTCGGGGGCGGCGGCGGGGACGGAGGCTCGTCCGACACGGGCATCGACATCACCGACATCCTGGGTGGGCTCGGTGAGGCGCAGACCGCCCCCTCCGGCGCCGACGATGAGGTGCCCGGCGCACCGGACCCCGAGGCCGAGCTCGTCGACTTCGCCTCGTTCGTGCTCGACGACGTGAACGCCACCTGGGACGAGATCTTCCAGCAGTCGGGCCAGCAGTACCGCAACGCCGAGCTGGTCCTGTTCCGCGACGGCGTGGACACCGGCTGTGGCAACGCCACCTCGGCGGTCGGGCCCTTCTACTGCCCGCCCGACCAGACCGCCTACCTCGACCTCGGCTTCTTCCGGGAGCTGAACGACCGCTTCGACGCTCCCGGCGACTTCGCCCAGGCCTACGTGATCGCCCACGAGATCGGTCACCACGTGCAGAACCGCCTCGGCATCAGCGACGACGTGAACCGCCAGCAGGCGGCCAACCCCGGCGAGGCCAACGACCTGTCCGTGCGCCTCGAGCTCCAGGCCGACTGCTTCGCCGGCATCTGGGGTCACTCGGTCTACAACCGCGGCGTCCTCGAGGACGGCGACCTCCAGGAGGGCCTGGACGCCGCCGCGGCGGTCGGCGACGACCGCATCCAGGCGTCCGCCGGCGTCGACGTGAACCCCGAGACGTGGACCCACGGCTCGTCCGAGGACCGCCAGGAGTGGTTCAACCGCGGCTTCGACACCGGCGACGTCAACCAGTGCGACACCTTCTCCTGA
- a CDS encoding NYN domain-containing protein: MEIAAFVDGLNLYHGMEAANLLRYRWLDITAMCKRLARTAGEKAGGIEFDLTQVVYCTSFVSEHAAQRRQDIYLQALQFSQPPYFRTLLGKYELKTRPCTKCGELVGFQKEKRTDVNLAVEIVRAASADDRPDAILLVSGDTDLIPAIEAAQDYGLLTCVAAPPRRGLQHLNNVADVYLRVTAGHLKYSPLPDVVHNPDNGYPFRPPDGWPSPDSW, from the coding sequence GTGGAGATCGCTGCCTTCGTGGACGGGCTGAATCTGTATCACGGCATGGAAGCAGCGAACCTCCTCCGATACCGATGGCTGGACATCACTGCGATGTGCAAGCGACTAGCGAGGACGGCGGGCGAGAAGGCTGGAGGAATCGAGTTCGACCTGACCCAGGTCGTCTACTGCACCAGCTTCGTATCCGAGCACGCTGCGCAGCGACGGCAAGACATCTACCTTCAAGCACTCCAGTTCAGCCAGCCGCCCTACTTCAGGACCCTCCTCGGCAAGTACGAACTTAAGACGCGACCTTGCACCAAGTGTGGCGAGCTGGTGGGCTTTCAGAAGGAGAAGCGAACGGATGTCAACCTCGCCGTCGAGATCGTCCGTGCGGCTTCAGCCGATGACCGACCCGACGCCATCCTCCTCGTCAGTGGCGATACCGATCTCATCCCCGCGATCGAGGCGGCGCAGGACTACGGCCTTCTGACCTGCGTAGCCGCTCCGCCTCGACGGGGCCTTCAGCACCTGAACAACGTGGCGGACGTCTATCTGCGGGTTACGGCTGGACACCTGAAGTACTCACCCCTCCCCGACGTAGTCCACAACCCTGACAACGGCTATCCGTTTCGTCCGCCCGACGGATGGCCGTCACCAGACTCCTGGTGA
- a CDS encoding M20/M25/M40 family metallo-hydrolase, with protein sequence MPLPAAELTAFVTDRWDATVVPLLHDYIAIPNVSPAFDPAWDEHGHMQVAVDLLEQWARAQEIEGLTVEVATLPGRTPLLVMDVPAHGEGAPAPADVAAPDTVLLYGHLDKQPPMVGWRNGLGPWSPVLDGGRLYGRGGADDGYSIFAALTAIEAVQRFGGAHRRCLVVIEASEESGSPDLEAHVEALGDRLGAVSLVVCLDSGCGTYDRLWTTTSLRGLAGFTLSVRMLEEGVHSGASGIVPSTFRVLRQLLDRLEDVDTGEVRLPAFHTPIPDERVAQADAAAAVLGDAIWQRFPFFEGAGPVAGSPAELLLNATWRPAVEIIGADGLPSIEDAGNVLRPVTAVNVSVRLPPTCDAAAALAAATEAVTVDPPYGATVEVQGDWAATGWNAPPTADWLVPAIESASQAAFGQPAAAMGEGGTIPFMAMLGQRFPDAQFLVLGVLGPGSNAHGPNEFLDIPMAKGISAAVAHVLDAHARR encoded by the coding sequence ATGCCGCTGCCCGCCGCCGAGCTCACCGCTTTCGTCACGGACCGCTGGGACGCCACGGTCGTCCCGCTGCTGCACGACTACATCGCCATCCCCAACGTGTCGCCGGCGTTCGACCCCGCCTGGGACGAGCACGGGCACATGCAGGTCGCGGTCGACCTGCTCGAGCAGTGGGCCCGGGCCCAGGAGATCGAGGGCCTCACCGTCGAGGTCGCCACCCTGCCGGGGCGCACCCCGCTGCTGGTGATGGACGTGCCGGCGCACGGCGAGGGCGCCCCCGCCCCCGCCGACGTCGCCGCCCCTGACACGGTGCTGCTCTACGGCCACCTCGACAAGCAGCCGCCCATGGTGGGCTGGCGGAATGGCCTGGGGCCGTGGTCACCGGTACTCGACGGCGGCCGCCTCTACGGCCGCGGCGGCGCCGACGACGGCTACTCGATCTTCGCCGCCCTCACGGCCATCGAGGCCGTGCAGCGCTTCGGCGGGGCGCACCGCCGCTGCCTCGTGGTCATCGAGGCGTCCGAGGAGAGCGGCAGCCCCGACCTCGAGGCCCACGTCGAGGCGCTCGGCGACCGCCTCGGCGCGGTCAGCCTGGTGGTCTGCCTCGACTCGGGCTGCGGCACCTACGACCGACTCTGGACCACCACGTCGCTCCGCGGCCTCGCCGGCTTCACCCTGTCGGTGCGGATGCTGGAGGAAGGCGTGCACTCGGGCGCCAGCGGCATCGTCCCCTCCACCTTCCGGGTGCTGCGCCAGCTGCTCGACCGGCTGGAGGACGTCGACACCGGCGAGGTGCGACTCCCCGCGTTCCACACCCCCATCCCCGACGAGCGGGTGGCGCAGGCGGACGCCGCCGCCGCCGTGCTGGGCGACGCCATCTGGCAGCGCTTCCCCTTCTTCGAAGGAGCCGGCCCGGTGGCGGGCTCGCCCGCCGAGCTGCTGCTCAACGCCACGTGGCGGCCGGCGGTGGAGATCATCGGCGCCGACGGCCTGCCGTCCATCGAGGACGCCGGCAACGTCCTCCGCCCCGTCACCGCCGTGAACGTGTCGGTGCGGCTCCCCCCGACGTGCGACGCCGCCGCCGCGCTGGCCGCGGCCACCGAGGCCGTCACCGTCGATCCGCCCTACGGCGCCACCGTCGAGGTGCAGGGCGACTGGGCCGCCACGGGCTGGAACGCCCCGCCCACCGCCGATTGGTTGGTGCCGGCCATCGAGTCCGCCTCCCAGGCTGCGTTCGGCCAGCCCGCGGCGGCGATGGGCGAGGGCGGCACCATCCCGTTCATGGCCATGCTCGGCCAGCGCTTCCCCGACGCCCAGTTCCTGGTGCTCGGCGTCCTCGGCCCCGGCTCGAACGCCCACGGCCCCAACGAGTTCCTCGACATCCCGATGGCGAAGGGAATCTCGGCGGCGGTGGCGCACGTGCTGGACGCCCACGCCCGGCGCTGA
- a CDS encoding DUF459 domain-containing protein, producing MSRRTRNVLGAVVVLGLVGLLVARLLAEPAHLLLAGDSILRQTGPKLDETFGREVAVDNAALNNSGLLTPGFVDWTKRLEEQLAQDDPEAVVFLFIGNYTDTDFATDADGNPILKNTPEFFEAWGKEADRLMQVLEDNGSDAAVYWVLPPPQYTEVNQITTAGLRAEYEALAERWPQITLIDANDALAGPNGEYLASITNRQGEVVPLRVPDTVHLTDVGARRLARLIHEAVEQDL from the coding sequence ATGTCCCGGCGCACCCGCAACGTCCTGGGCGCCGTCGTGGTGCTCGGCCTGGTCGGTCTCCTGGTCGCCCGCCTCCTGGCCGAGCCGGCGCACCTGCTCCTCGCCGGTGACTCCATCCTGCGCCAGACCGGCCCCAAGCTCGACGAGACCTTCGGCCGCGAGGTGGCGGTGGACAACGCCGCGCTCAACAACTCGGGCCTGCTCACGCCGGGTTTCGTCGACTGGACGAAGCGCCTGGAGGAGCAGCTCGCCCAGGACGACCCCGAGGCCGTCGTCTTCTTGTTCATCGGCAACTACACCGACACGGACTTCGCGACCGACGCCGACGGCAACCCGATCCTGAAGAACACCCCCGAGTTCTTCGAGGCGTGGGGCAAGGAGGCCGACCGGCTGATGCAGGTGCTCGAGGACAACGGCTCGGACGCGGCGGTCTACTGGGTGCTCCCCCCGCCCCAGTACACCGAGGTCAACCAGATCACCACCGCCGGGCTCCGGGCCGAGTACGAGGCGCTGGCCGAGCGGTGGCCCCAGATCACGCTGATCGACGCCAACGACGCGCTCGCGGGGCCGAACGGTGAGTACCTGGCGTCGATCACCAACCGCCAGGGCGAGGTCGTCCCGCTGCGCGTGCCCGACACGGTCCACCTCACCGACGTGGGCGCCCGCCGCCTCGCCCGCCTCATCCACGAGGCCGTCGAACAGGACCTCTGA
- a CDS encoding DJ-1/PfpI family protein, translating to MDVAILVHDGVSAAEALAPAEVFGAVPDVAVHFVAHRTGPHATQGRPGVLVADRSVADWPDPDTLVVPGGLGVRRLVEDDALLAWIADAHRTTQWTAGVSTGVHLLGAAGVLDGCDATGHWLLLDELSGAGAVASAERLVRHGRVITASGATSAFDLALLVVDRTFGAETAERVRAGLADDPDGSRQGRVHRWRGRSTRHRIAGRYVIDDEQERGAGDGPGRRGRRRRRQSSPSSPV from the coding sequence GTGGACGTGGCCATCCTGGTGCACGACGGGGTCAGCGCCGCCGAGGCCCTGGCGCCGGCGGAGGTGTTCGGCGCGGTGCCCGACGTCGCCGTGCACTTCGTGGCGCACCGCACCGGCCCCCACGCCACCCAGGGCCGCCCCGGCGTGCTCGTGGCCGACCGGTCGGTGGCCGACTGGCCCGACCCCGACACCCTCGTCGTCCCGGGTGGGCTGGGCGTGCGCCGGCTGGTGGAGGACGACGCCCTCCTCGCCTGGATCGCCGACGCCCATCGCACCACCCAGTGGACCGCCGGCGTCTCGACCGGCGTCCACCTCCTCGGTGCCGCCGGCGTGCTCGACGGTTGCGACGCCACCGGGCACTGGTTGCTGCTCGACGAGCTGAGCGGTGCCGGCGCGGTGGCGAGCGCCGAACGACTCGTCCGCCACGGCCGGGTGATCACCGCGTCCGGGGCGACCAGCGCGTTCGACCTCGCCCTGCTCGTGGTCGACCGCACCTTCGGCGCCGAGACGGCCGAGCGGGTGCGGGCGGGGCTGGCCGACGACCCCGACGGGAGCCGCCAGGGTCGCGTGCATCGCTGGCGAGGGCGGTCGACGCGCCATCGCATTGCGGGTCGCTACGTCATCGACGACGAGCAGGAGCGCGGGGCGGGCGATGGTCCCGGACGGCGGGGCCGCCGCCGGCGCCGTCAGTCGTCGCCGTCGTCCCCGGTCTGA